In a single window of the Streptococcus ilei genome:
- a CDS encoding thiamine pyrophosphate-dependent dehydrogenase E1 component subunit alpha: MATLDKSLLLEMFRKMEEIRRMDLKIAQLVKKGKVPGMTHFSVGEEAANVGAMLALNEDDLLTSNHRGHGQAIAKGIDLNGMMAEILGKYTGTCKGKGGSMHIADLDAGNLGANGIVGGGMGIAVGAALTQQMHKTGKIVVCFFGDGATNEGVFHEAVNMASIWNLPVIFYCINNGYGISADIKKMTNVEHIHERSAAYGIPGMFIPDGNNVIDVYEGFQKAVEHVRSGKGPVLIESVTYRWLGHSSSDPGKYRTREEVEEWKKKDPIENLRKYLLENEIASAEELDQIQEEVKEAVEASVKFAEESPFPPLESAFEDIYAD; this comes from the coding sequence ATGGCAACATTAGATAAAAGTCTCTTATTGGAAATGTTCCGTAAAATGGAAGAAATCCGTCGCATGGACTTAAAAATTGCACAGTTAGTAAAAAAAGGAAAAGTGCCGGGAATGACGCACTTTTCTGTTGGTGAAGAAGCAGCTAACGTTGGAGCAATGCTAGCTTTGAACGAGGACGACCTGCTCACTTCAAACCACCGTGGTCACGGACAAGCGATCGCTAAAGGGATCGACCTGAATGGAATGATGGCTGAAATCCTTGGCAAGTATACTGGTACTTGTAAAGGGAAGGGTGGCTCTATGCATATTGCCGACCTTGATGCCGGTAACCTCGGTGCCAACGGTATCGTCGGTGGCGGTATGGGAATTGCAGTAGGGGCTGCCCTTACTCAACAAATGCATAAAACTGGAAAAATTGTTGTCTGCTTCTTTGGTGATGGCGCAACCAACGAAGGTGTCTTCCACGAAGCGGTCAATATGGCTTCAATCTGGAATCTTCCCGTGATCTTCTACTGTATTAATAATGGTTATGGGATCTCTGCTGACATCAAGAAAATGACCAATGTGGAGCACATCCATGAGCGTAGTGCTGCTTACGGCATTCCTGGAATGTTTATTCCTGATGGAAACAACGTTATTGATGTCTATGAAGGATTCCAAAAAGCTGTTGAACATGTCCGTTCTGGTAAAGGTCCTGTCTTGATCGAAAGTGTCACCTATCGTTGGCTTGGACACTCTTCATCTGACCCTGGTAAATACCGGACTCGTGAAGAAGTCGAAGAGTGGAAGAAGAAAGATCCGATTGAAAACCTTCGCAAGTATCTCCTTGAAAATGAAATTGCGAGCGCAGAAGAATTGGATCAGATTCAAGAAGAAGTGAAAGAAGCAGTTGAAGCTTCAGTGAAATTTGCGGAAGAAAGCCCATTCCCTCCACTTGAATCAGCTTTCGAAGATATTTACGCAGACTAA
- a CDS encoding alpha-ketoacid dehydrogenase subunit beta: METKLMSFRDTIILAMSEEMRRDENVLLMGEDVGVFGGDFGTSVGMLEEFGPERVRDCPISEAAISGAAAGAAMTGLRPIVDMTFMDFSVIAMDAIVNQAAKTRYMFGGKGQVPMTVRCAAGNGVGSAAQHSQSLESWFTHIPGLKVVAPGTPADMKGLLKSSIRDNNPVIILEYKSEFNQKGEVPVDPDYTIPLGVGEIKREGTDVTVVTYGKMLRRVMQAAEELAEEGISVEVVDPRTLVPLDKEIIINSVKKTGKVVLVNDAHKTSGYIGEISAIISESEAFDYLDAPIRRCAGEDVPMPYAQNLENAMIPTVESIKDAIRKTYNKE, from the coding sequence ATGGAAACAAAATTAATGTCTTTCCGCGATACCATTATCCTTGCTATGTCTGAGGAAATGCGTCGCGACGAAAATGTATTGTTGATGGGGGAAGATGTCGGAGTTTTCGGTGGAGACTTCGGAACTTCCGTAGGAATGCTAGAGGAATTCGGTCCAGAACGTGTTCGTGACTGTCCAATTTCTGAGGCTGCTATCTCAGGTGCAGCTGCTGGTGCAGCCATGACCGGACTTCGTCCAATCGTTGATATGACCTTCATGGATTTCTCGGTGATTGCCATGGATGCTATCGTCAACCAAGCTGCTAAGACTCGCTACATGTTTGGTGGAAAAGGGCAAGTACCGATGACAGTCCGCTGTGCCGCTGGTAATGGAGTTGGATCTGCAGCTCAACACTCCCAATCTTTGGAATCATGGTTTACCCATATTCCTGGTTTGAAGGTTGTTGCTCCAGGAACTCCAGCTGATATGAAAGGACTTCTCAAGTCTTCTATCCGTGACAACAACCCAGTGATCATTCTTGAATATAAATCAGAATTCAACCAAAAGGGTGAAGTGCCTGTAGATCCTGATTATACCATTCCACTTGGTGTCGGCGAAATCAAACGTGAAGGAACGGATGTCACTGTTGTAACCTACGGAAAAATGCTTCGTCGCGTGATGCAAGCAGCTGAAGAATTGGCTGAAGAAGGCATTTCAGTAGAAGTAGTAGACCCACGAACTTTGGTTCCGCTTGATAAAGAAATCATCATTAACTCTGTCAAGAAAACAGGAAAAGTAGTCCTTGTCAATGATGCCCACAAAACAAGTGGTTATATCGGTGAAATCTCAGCTATTATTTCTGAATCAGAAGCATTTGATTATTTGGATGCACCTATCCGTCGTTGTGCGGGGGAAGATGTACCAATGCCTTACGCGCAAAACCTTGAAAATGCAATGATTCCAACAGTTGAAAGCATCAAAGATGCCATCCGTAAAACCTACAACAAAGAATAA
- a CDS encoding dihydrolipoamide acetyltransferase, with amino-acid sequence MADDKLRATPAARKLADDLGINLYDVSGSGANGRVHKEDVETYKDTNVVRISPLAKRIALEHNIAWQEIQGTGHRGKIMKKDVLAFLPENIEKDTIKSPAQIEKVEEVPDNVTPYGEIERIPMTPMRKVIAQRMVESYLTAPTFTLNYDVDMSQMLALRKKVLDPIMEATGKKVTVTDLLSLAVVKTLMKHPYINASLTEDGKTIITHNYVNLAMAVGMDNGLMTPVVYNAEKMTLSELVVAFKDVIGRTLDGKLAPSELQNSTFTISNLGMFGVQSFGPIINQPNSAILGVSATVEKPVVVNGEIVIRPIMSLGLTIDHRVVDGMAGAKFMKDLKALIEDPISMLV; translated from the coding sequence ATGGCTGACGATAAGCTAAGAGCGACTCCTGCGGCTAGAAAATTAGCGGATGATCTAGGGATCAACCTCTATGATGTTTCTGGTTCAGGCGCAAACGGTCGTGTCCACAAAGAAGACGTGGAAACATATAAAGACACAAATGTGGTTCGCATTTCACCACTTGCAAAACGAATTGCTTTAGAACACAATATTGCTTGGCAAGAAATTCAAGGAACTGGTCATCGTGGTAAGATCATGAAGAAGGATGTTCTTGCTTTCCTTCCTGAGAATATTGAGAAGGATACCATTAAGTCGCCTGCTCAAATTGAGAAGGTGGAAGAAGTTCCTGATAATGTTACACCTTATGGTGAGATCGAGCGCATTCCGATGACACCAATGCGTAAGGTGATTGCGCAACGGATGGTGGAATCTTACTTGACAGCACCAACCTTTACATTGAACTATGACGTCGATATGTCTCAAATGTTGGCGCTTCGTAAGAAGGTATTGGATCCAATCATGGAAGCAACTGGTAAGAAAGTCACTGTAACAGATTTGCTTTCTCTTGCAGTTGTTAAGACCTTGATGAAACACCCATACATCAATGCGTCATTGACGGAGGATGGCAAAACCATCATCACTCACAACTATGTCAACTTGGCTATGGCGGTTGGGATGGACAATGGCTTGATGACACCGGTTGTCTATAACGCAGAAAAGATGACTTTGTCAGAATTGGTGGTAGCCTTTAAGGATGTTATCGGACGTACTTTGGACGGTAAGTTAGCTCCAAGTGAATTGCAAAATTCAACCTTTACCATCAGTAACTTGGGAATGTTTGGTGTTCAATCATTTGGACCGATTATCAACCAACCAAACTCAGCCATCCTTGGGGTTAGCGCAACTGTTGAAAAACCAGTTGTTGTGAATGGTGAAATCGTCATTCGTCCAATCATGAGCTTGGGATTGACCATTGACCACCGCGTTGTCGATGGTATGGCTGGTGCCAAATTCATGAAAGACTTGAAAGCCTTGATTGAAGACCCGATTTCAATGTTGGTCTAA
- the lpdA gene encoding dihydrolipoyl dehydrogenase: MALEVIMPKAGVDMTEGQIVQWNKKVGEFVKEGEVLLEIMTDKVSMELEAEEDGYLIAILKGDGETVPVTEVIGYLGEEGENIPTAGAAPEASPAPAAASASNDDNKSDDAYDIVVIGGGPAGYVSAIKAAQLGGKVALVEKSELGGTCLNRGCIPTKTYLHNAEIIENIGHAANRGIVIENPNFTVDMDKVLETKNKVVNTLVGGVAGLLRSYGVTVHKGIGTITKDKNVLVNGSELLETKKIILAGGSKVSKINVPGMESSLVMTSDDILDMNEVPEILVIIGGGVVGIELGQAFMTFGSKVTVIEMMDRIVPAMDAEVSKNLRLILERKGMTILTDTKLQEIIEEDGKLRIKVEGKDDIIANKALLSIGRVPDLEGIGEVEFELDRGRIKVNEYMETSVPGIYAPGDINGTKMLAHAAFRMGEVAAENALKGNHAVAKLNLTPAAIYTLPEVAAVGLTEEQAREKYDVQIGKFNFAANGRAIASDAAQGFVKVIADKKYGEVLGVHIIGPAAAELINEASTIIEMEITVEEMLKTIHGHPTFSEVMYEAFADVLGLAVHSPKKK; the protein is encoded by the coding sequence ATGGCCTTAGAAGTAATTATGCCAAAAGCCGGCGTAGATATGACCGAAGGACAAATCGTTCAGTGGAATAAAAAAGTCGGCGAATTTGTAAAAGAAGGAGAAGTTCTCCTTGAAATCATGACAGATAAAGTCAGCATGGAATTGGAAGCTGAAGAAGATGGCTACTTGATTGCTATCTTGAAAGGTGACGGCGAGACTGTTCCTGTAACAGAAGTAATCGGATACCTTGGTGAAGAAGGAGAAAACATCCCAACAGCTGGAGCAGCACCAGAAGCGAGTCCAGCGCCAGCCGCAGCAAGTGCTTCAAACGATGACAATAAGAGCGATGATGCTTATGATATCGTAGTAATCGGTGGTGGTCCTGCTGGTTACGTATCAGCTATCAAGGCAGCTCAATTGGGTGGTAAGGTTGCCCTTGTTGAGAAATCTGAACTTGGTGGAACTTGCTTGAACCGCGGATGTATCCCAACTAAGACTTACCTTCACAACGCTGAAATTATCGAAAATATCGGCCATGCTGCAAATCGTGGTATCGTAATTGAAAACCCTAACTTCACAGTGGATATGGACAAGGTTCTTGAAACCAAGAACAAGGTCGTCAATACCTTGGTTGGTGGTGTTGCAGGACTTCTTCGTAGCTATGGCGTAACAGTTCACAAAGGTATCGGTACGATTACGAAAGATAAGAATGTCTTGGTCAATGGATCAGAATTGCTTGAAACTAAGAAGATCATCCTTGCTGGTGGTTCAAAAGTCAGCAAGATTAACGTTCCTGGTATGGAGTCTTCTCTTGTAATGACCAGTGATGACATCTTAGATATGAACGAAGTTCCAGAAATTCTCGTGATCATCGGTGGCGGGGTTGTCGGTATCGAACTTGGTCAAGCCTTTATGACCTTTGGTTCAAAAGTAACGGTCATCGAAATGATGGACCGCATTGTTCCAGCTATGGATGCGGAAGTATCTAAGAACCTTCGCTTGATCCTTGAACGCAAGGGAATGACCATCTTGACTGATACGAAACTGCAAGAAATCATTGAAGAAGATGGCAAACTCCGCATCAAGGTTGAAGGTAAAGACGATATCATCGCGAATAAAGCTCTTCTTTCAATCGGTCGTGTTCCAGATCTTGAAGGAATCGGAGAAGTTGAGTTTGAATTGGATCGTGGTCGGATCAAGGTCAATGAATACATGGAAACATCTGTTCCAGGTATCTATGCTCCAGGTGATATCAATGGTACCAAGATGTTGGCCCACGCTGCCTTCCGTATGGGTGAAGTAGCAGCTGAAAATGCTCTTAAAGGGAACCACGCTGTTGCCAAATTGAACTTGACTCCTGCAGCTATCTACACACTTCCAGAAGTTGCGGCTGTTGGTTTGACAGAAGAACAAGCTCGTGAAAAATACGATGTCCAAATCGGGAAATTCAACTTTGCAGCTAACGGTCGTGCCATTGCATCAGATGCAGCTCAAGGTTTTGTTAAGGTCATTGCAGACAAGAAATATGGTGAAGTTCTTGGGGTTCACATCATTGGTCCAGCAGCAGCTGAATTGATCAACGAAGCTTCAACCATCATTGAGATGGAAATCACTGTAGAAGAAATGCTCAAGACTATCCATGGTCACCCAACCTTCTCAGAAGTGATGTACGAAGCTTTTGCGGATGTACTTGGATTGGCAGTTCACTCACCTAAGAAGAAATAA
- a CDS encoding lipoate--protein ligase, with protein sequence MKYIINYSNDTAFNIALEEYAFKHLLDEDQIFILWINKPSIIVGRHQNTIEEINRDYVRENGIEVVRRISGGGAVYHDLNNLNYTIISKEDETKAFDFKSFSTPVINTLAQLGVKAEFTGRNDLEIDGKKFCGNAQAYINGRIMHHGCLLFDVDLSVLANALKVSKDKFESKGVKSVRARVTNIIDELPEKITVEEFRDLLLDYMKKEYPEMMEYVFSDEELAEINRIKETKFGTWDWNYGKSPEYNVRRGTKFPSGKVEIYANVIESKIQDIKIYGDFFGIEDVAAVEDVLRGVKYEREDVLKALQTINLGRYFAGITAEEIAEAVVE encoded by the coding sequence ATGAAATACATTATTAATTATTCAAATGATACTGCTTTTAATATTGCTTTAGAAGAGTATGCTTTTAAACATCTCCTTGATGAAGATCAAATCTTTATTCTTTGGATTAACAAGCCATCTATTATTGTAGGTCGTCACCAAAATACCATCGAAGAAATTAACCGTGATTATGTTCGCGAAAATGGAATTGAAGTAGTACGTCGTATCAGTGGTGGTGGAGCTGTTTACCATGATTTGAACAACCTTAACTATACCATCATTTCTAAAGAAGATGAAACTAAAGCATTTGACTTCAAGAGTTTCTCAACTCCAGTTATCAATACTTTAGCTCAACTTGGGGTTAAGGCTGAATTCACGGGTCGTAACGACCTGGAGATCGACGGTAAGAAATTCTGTGGGAATGCCCAAGCCTATATCAATGGCCGGATCATGCACCATGGTTGCCTTCTTTTTGACGTTGATTTGTCTGTCCTTGCTAATGCTCTCAAGGTGTCTAAAGACAAGTTTGAGTCTAAGGGTGTTAAATCAGTTCGTGCTCGTGTCACCAATATTATCGACGAATTGCCAGAAAAAATCACAGTTGAAGAGTTTCGTGATCTGCTTCTGGACTACATGAAGAAAGAATATCCTGAAATGATGGAGTATGTCTTCTCAGATGAAGAATTGGCGGAGATTAACCGTATCAAGGAAACCAAGTTTGGTACCTGGGATTGGAACTATGGGAAGTCCCCTGAATACAATGTCCGTCGTGGCACTAAATTCCCTAGCGGTAAGGTTGAAATCTACGCTAACGTTATTGAATCAAAAATCCAAGACATCAAGATCTATGGAGACTTCTTCGGTATCGAAGACGTAGCAGCAGTAGAAGATGTCCTTCGTGGTGTCAAATACGAACGCGAAGACGTTCTCAAAGCCCTTCAAACTATTAACCTAGGTCGCTACTTCGCAGGAATCACTGCAGAAGAAATTGCTGAGGCTGTGGTGGAATAA
- the xerS gene encoding tyrosine recombinase XerS yields MKREILLERIDKLKQVMPWYVLEYYQSKLAVPYSFTTLYEYLKEYDRFFTWVLESGISDADTMAEIPLDVLEHMTKKDMESFILYLRERPLLNANTTKNGVSQTTINRTLSALSSLYKYLTEEVENEQGEPYFYRNVMKKVATKKKKETLAARAENIKQKLFLGDETEGFLNYIDQEYPQTLSNRALSSFNKNKERDLAIIALLLASGVRLSEAVNLDLRDLNLKMMVIDVTRKGGKRDSVNVAAFAKPYLEQYLAIRDKRYKTEKTDTALFLTLYRGVPNRIDASSVEKMVAKYSEDFKIRVTPHKLRHTLATRLYDATKSQVLVSHQLGHASTQVTDLYTHIVNDEQKNALDSL; encoded by the coding sequence ATGAAACGCGAGATCTTATTAGAACGGATTGATAAACTCAAACAAGTCATGCCCTGGTATGTATTGGAATATTACCAATCGAAACTGGCTGTTCCATACAGTTTTACAACCTTGTACGAATACTTAAAGGAATACGATCGATTTTTCACCTGGGTCTTAGAATCTGGTATATCGGATGCTGATACCATGGCCGAGATCCCTTTAGACGTCCTGGAGCACATGACCAAGAAAGACATGGAATCCTTTATTCTTTACTTACGTGAACGTCCTCTGCTCAATGCCAATACGACAAAAAACGGGGTTTCCCAAACAACGATTAACCGTACCCTTTCTGCACTTTCCAGTCTCTATAAATACTTGACTGAGGAAGTTGAAAATGAGCAAGGAGAACCTTATTTCTACCGCAACGTCATGAAGAAGGTTGCTACCAAGAAAAAGAAAGAAACTTTGGCGGCACGGGCTGAAAATATCAAGCAAAAGCTCTTTTTAGGTGATGAGACAGAAGGTTTCCTGAACTATATCGACCAGGAATACCCTCAAACACTTTCAAATCGCGCCTTATCCTCCTTTAATAAGAATAAAGAGCGAGATTTAGCCATTATCGCACTTCTTCTTGCCTCTGGTGTCCGTCTCTCTGAAGCAGTTAACCTAGATCTTCGAGATCTCAACCTTAAGATGATGGTGATTGACGTTACTCGAAAAGGTGGAAAACGAGACTCTGTCAATGTTGCTGCCTTTGCTAAACCCTATTTAGAGCAATATCTTGCTATTCGAGACAAACGTTATAAGACAGAAAAGACTGATACAGCCCTCTTCTTAACCTTGTATCGAGGTGTTCCAAACCGGATTGATGCTTCTAGTGTTGAAAAGATGGTGGCCAAGTATTCAGAAGACTTCAAAATCCGCGTGACCCCCCACAAACTAAGACATACTCTTGCTACCCGTCTCTATGATGCCACCAAATCCCAAGTTTTGGTCAGCCATCAGCTAGGACATGCCAGCACACAAGTAACAGACTTGTATACCCATATCGTTAATGACGAACAGAAAAATGCCTTGGATAGTTTATGA
- a CDS encoding acetylxylan esterase, translating into MKDPKLLETMKDYKGRDEVPADFDAFWDQALANLTSLPEYKLEEQDFSIPNVICYELTFKGTRDGLVYARVVLPKTDQKVPVIFHFHGYMGRCWDWSDMLPYTVAGYGVVTMDVRGQSGFSTDGDRSPLGNTVKGQIIRGAVEGPDELFYKDVYLDLYQLIEIVASLPQVDDSKLASYGASQGGALALVAAGLNPRIQRTVAIYPFLSDFRRVLEIGNTSEAYDELFRYFKFHDPFHETEDRLIQTLAYIDVKNFAHRIKGQVHMITGLDDDVCYPETQFAIYNRLKCPKEHLIMPDYAHEAMNVQVNDRVYNWLCGSKIPFQYVEK; encoded by the coding sequence ATGAAAGATCCCAAATTATTAGAAACAATGAAAGATTATAAGGGACGAGATGAGGTTCCCGCAGATTTTGATGCTTTTTGGGATCAAGCCCTAGCAAACCTTACTAGTCTGCCTGAATACAAGCTCGAAGAACAAGATTTCAGCATTCCAAATGTGATTTGTTATGAATTAACCTTTAAAGGAACACGAGATGGGCTTGTTTATGCGCGGGTTGTTCTCCCAAAAACGGATCAAAAGGTTCCAGTTATTTTCCATTTTCATGGCTATATGGGCCGTTGTTGGGATTGGTCTGACATGCTGCCTTATACAGTAGCCGGCTATGGTGTTGTGACTATGGATGTAAGAGGTCAGTCAGGCTTTTCAACCGACGGAGATCGTTCACCACTTGGAAATACGGTAAAAGGACAGATTATCCGTGGCGCCGTGGAAGGTCCAGATGAGCTCTTTTATAAGGATGTCTACTTAGATCTTTACCAGTTAATTGAAATTGTAGCCAGCCTTCCTCAAGTAGATGACAGCAAACTTGCCAGCTATGGAGCCTCACAAGGTGGTGCCTTGGCCCTGGTTGCTGCTGGATTGAATCCTCGTATACAACGAACGGTAGCTATTTATCCATTCTTATCAGATTTCAGACGAGTATTGGAGATTGGGAACACCAGCGAGGCATATGACGAGCTTTTCCGTTATTTCAAGTTCCATGATCCATTCCACGAAACCGAAGATCGTTTGATTCAGACATTGGCCTATATTGATGTAAAAAACTTTGCCCATCGCATCAAAGGACAGGTTCACATGATTACAGGGCTGGATGATGATGTCTGTTATCCTGAAACGCAGTTTGCCATTTATAATCGATTAAAATGTCCAAAAGAGCATTTAATCATGCCAGATTATGCCCACGAAGCTATGAATGTTCAAGTCAATGATCGAGTCTATAATTGGCTCTGTGGTAGCAAGATTCCATTTCAGTATGTAGAAAAATAA
- a CDS encoding alpha/beta hydrolase, with protein MLKKLFQQVIRFFVRLFSSHRKPFEFPKGSKKPPIRPIIFVPGSSASIQRFNGTIRMLHRFSRKKQSLLKIKVNNDDSIEMEGRLNTKEPNPMIVIGFENNRDGYSNIKQQIESLKIAITYLLDHYYFTEFKAVGHSNGGLVLTGLLESGFLEKKKLTVSKLAIIGSPYQFNQEMYDDFQKWKHRLEKEVEVLNFVGSFAGKSDGIVPLSSAQAAQSIFEKQAYTEVNLNGRKAHHSALPTNPDLVKQLSLFLNL; from the coding sequence ATGTTAAAAAAACTATTTCAACAAGTCATTCGTTTCTTTGTAAGACTGTTTTCTTCGCACAGAAAGCCCTTTGAATTTCCTAAAGGGTCAAAGAAACCACCAATCAGGCCAATCATCTTTGTACCTGGGAGTTCAGCCAGTATCCAGCGATTCAACGGAACCATCCGCATGCTCCATCGCTTTTCTAGAAAAAAACAGAGTCTCTTAAAAATAAAAGTCAATAATGATGATTCTATAGAAATGGAGGGAAGACTGAATACGAAAGAGCCGAATCCGATGATTGTGATTGGCTTCGAGAACAATCGAGATGGCTACAGCAATATCAAGCAGCAAATCGAATCCCTTAAGATCGCCATCACCTACCTCCTTGATCACTATTATTTTACAGAGTTCAAGGCAGTCGGGCACTCCAATGGTGGACTAGTTTTGACTGGCTTATTGGAAAGTGGTTTTTTAGAAAAGAAAAAACTTACCGTGAGCAAGCTCGCTATTATTGGCAGTCCTTACCAATTCAATCAGGAAATGTATGATGATTTTCAAAAATGGAAGCATCGCTTAGAAAAAGAAGTAGAGGTCCTTAACTTTGTCGGTAGCTTTGCTGGAAAATCAGACGGGATCGTCCCCCTTTCTAGTGCCCAAGCAGCACAATCTATTTTTGAGAAACAAGCCTATACAGAAGTGAATTTAAACGGTCGTAAAGCTCATCATTCAGCTTTACCCACTAATCCAGATCTAGTGAAACAATTAAGTCTATTTTTGAATCTATAA
- the ffh gene encoding signal recognition particle protein, translating to MAFESLTERLQNVFKNLRKKGKISEADVQEATKEIRLALLEADVALPVVKDFIKRVRERAVGHEVIETLNPAQQIVKIVDEELTAILGSETADIIKSPKIPTIIMMVGLQGAGKTTFAGKLANKLVKEENARPLMIAADIYRPAAIDQLKTLGQQINVPVFSLGTEVPAVEIVRQGLEQARANHNDYVLIDTAGRLQIDEKLMGELRDVKALAEPNEILLVVDAMIGQEAANVAREFNEQLEVTGVILTKIDGDTRGGAALSVRQITGKPIKFTGTGEKITDIETFHPDRMSGRILGMGDMLTLIEKASQEYDEKRSLELAEKMRENTFDFNDFIDQLDQVQNMGPMEDLLKMLPGMANNPAMKNLKVDEREIARKRAIVSSMTPAERENPDLLNPSRRRRIAAGSGNSFVEVNKFIKDFNQAKQMMQGVLSGDMNKMMKQMGLNPNNMPKNMPGGMPDMSALEGMMGQGGMPDLSALGGGAGMPDMSQMFGGGLKGKAGEFMMKRAMNKMAKQMRKNKKKRK from the coding sequence ATGGCATTTGAAAGCTTAACCGAACGTTTACAAAACGTCTTTAAAAATCTTCGTAAGAAAGGGAAAATCTCTGAAGCAGATGTCCAAGAGGCAACCAAAGAGATTCGTCTAGCCCTCTTAGAGGCCGACGTTGCCCTTCCTGTTGTAAAAGACTTCATCAAACGCGTCCGTGAGCGGGCCGTAGGTCATGAGGTCATCGAAACCCTCAACCCTGCCCAACAAATCGTAAAGATTGTCGATGAAGAATTGACAGCGATTTTAGGTTCAGAAACAGCAGACATTATCAAATCTCCAAAGATTCCAACCATTATCATGATGGTCGGTCTTCAAGGGGCTGGTAAAACAACCTTTGCTGGGAAATTGGCCAACAAATTGGTCAAGGAAGAAAATGCACGTCCTTTGATGATTGCGGCCGATATCTATCGTCCAGCAGCCATCGACCAGTTGAAGACCCTTGGTCAGCAGATTAATGTCCCTGTCTTTTCACTTGGTACAGAAGTCCCTGCAGTGGAGATCGTTCGTCAAGGTTTGGAGCAAGCGAGAGCCAACCACAATGACTATGTCTTGATCGATACGGCGGGTCGTCTGCAAATCGATGAAAAACTCATGGGCGAGTTGCGTGATGTCAAAGCCCTTGCTGAGCCAAATGAAATCCTCTTGGTTGTCGATGCCATGATCGGTCAAGAAGCGGCCAATGTGGCGCGTGAGTTCAACGAACAACTCGAAGTGACCGGGGTGATCTTGACCAAGATTGATGGGGATACCCGTGGTGGTGCGGCCCTTTCTGTCCGTCAGATTACTGGGAAGCCAATCAAGTTCACTGGTACTGGTGAAAAAATCACTGATATCGAAACCTTCCACCCAGACCGCATGTCTGGTCGGATCCTCGGTATGGGGGATATGCTGACGCTGATCGAGAAGGCTTCTCAAGAATACGATGAGAAACGTTCCCTTGAACTCGCTGAGAAGATGCGGGAAAATACCTTCGATTTTAATGACTTCATCGATCAATTAGATCAAGTTCAAAACATGGGACCAATGGAAGACCTGCTCAAGATGCTTCCAGGGATGGCCAACAATCCAGCCATGAAGAACCTCAAGGTCGATGAACGAGAAATTGCTCGCAAACGTGCGATCGTATCATCCATGACCCCAGCTGAACGTGAAAATCCAGATTTGTTAAATCCAAGCCGTCGTCGTCGGATTGCTGCTGGTTCAGGAAATAGCTTTGTCGAAGTCAATAAATTCATCAAGGACTTTAATCAAGCCAAACAGATGATGCAAGGCGTCCTCTCTGGCGATATGAACAAGATGATGAAACAAATGGGGCTCAATCCAAATAATATGCCGAAGAATATGCCTGGTGGAATGCCTGATATGTCTGCCCTCGAAGGCATGATGGGTCAAGGTGGCATGCCTGACTTGTCAGCTCTTGGTGGAGGCGCTGGAATGCCTGATATGAGCCAAATGTTTGGTGGTGGTCTCAAAGGAAAAGCCGGTGAATTCATGATGAAACGGGCGATGAACAAGATGGCCAAACAAATGCGCAAAAATAAGAAAAAACGGAAATAA
- a CDS encoding putative DNA-binding protein produces MEIEKTNRMNALFEFYAALLTDKQMNYIELYYADDYSLAEIAEEFGVSRQAVYDNIKRTEKILEDYEMKLHMYSDYIVRSQIFDQILERYPEDTFLQEQVEILSSIDNRE; encoded by the coding sequence ATGGAAATTGAGAAAACCAACCGAATGAATGCGCTCTTTGAGTTTTACGCAGCGCTCTTAACGGACAAGCAAATGAACTACATCGAGCTTTATTACGCAGATGACTACAGCTTAGCTGAGATTGCGGAAGAGTTTGGAGTGAGCCGTCAGGCGGTTTATGACAATATTAAGCGGACAGAGAAGATTCTAGAGGATTATGAGATGAAGTTGCATATGTACTCTGACTACATTGTACGCAGCCAGATTTTTGATCAGATTTTAGAACGCTATCCGGAAGATACTTTTCTACAAGAGCAGGTTGAAATTTTATCAAGTATTGACAATCGGGAGTAA